A section of the Ovis canadensis isolate MfBH-ARS-UI-01 breed Bighorn chromosome 1, ARS-UI_OviCan_v2, whole genome shotgun sequence genome encodes:
- the S100A16 gene encoding protein S100-A16, whose protein sequence is MADSYTELEKAVVVLVENFYKYVSKHSLVKNKISKSSFRKMLQKELNHMLTDTGNRKAADKLIQDLDANHDGRISFDEYWTLIGGITSPIANLIRQQEQQNSS, encoded by the exons ATGGCGGACTCCTACACGGAGCTAGAGAAGGCGGTGGTCGTCCTGGTGGAAAACTTCTACAAATACGTCTCCAAGCACAGCCTGGTCAAGAACAAGATCAGCAAGAGCAGCTTCCGGAAGATGCTTCAGAAAGAGCTCAACCATATGCTGACG GACACGGGGAACCGGAAGGCTGCTGACAAGCTCATCCAGGACCTGGATGCCAACCACGACGGACGCATCAGCTTTGACGAGTACTGGACCTTGATAGGCGGCATCACTAGTCCTATCGCCAACCTTATTCGCCAGCAGGAGCAGCAGAACAGCAGCTAG
- the S100A14 gene encoding protein S100-A14 has protein sequence MGQCRSANAEDAQELSDVEKAIETLIKNFHQYSVEGGKETLTPSELRDLVTQQLPHLMPNNCGLEEKISNLGNCNDSKLEFGSFWELIGEAAKSVKLENTVQGS, from the exons ATGGGACAGTGTCGGTCAGCCAACGCAGAG GATGCCCAGGAACTCAGTGATGTGGAGAAGGCCATTGAGACCCTGATCAAGAATTTCCACCAGTATTCGgtggagggtgggaaggagacGCTGACTCCCTCCGAGCTCCGGGACCTGGTCACCCAGCAGCTGCCCCACCTCATGCCG AACAACTGTGGGCTGGAAGAGAAAATCTCCAACTTGGGCAACTGTAACGACTCTAAACTGGAGTTCGGGAGCTTCTGGGAGCTGATTGGAGAAGCAGCCAAGAGTGTGAAGCTGGAGAACACTGTCCAGGGGAGCTGA
- the S100A13 gene encoding protein S100-A13, translating to MAAEPLTELEAAIETVVNTFFTFAGREGRKGSLSVNEFKELVTQQLPHLLKDVGSLDEKMKSLDVNQDSELKFSEYWRLIGELAKEMRKEKALEIRKK from the exons ATGGCAGCCGAGCCACTCACTGAGCTGGAGGCGGCCATTGAGACAGTGGTCAACACCTTCTTCACCTTCGCAGGGCGTGAAGGCCGGAAAGGCAGCCTCAGCGTCAATGAGTTTAAGGAACTGGTCACTCAGCAGTTGCCTCACCTGCTCAAG GATGTGGGATCCTTAGATGAGAAGATGAAGAGCTTGGATGTGAATCAGGACTCAGAGCTCAAGTTCAGCGAGTACTGGAGGCTGATTGGGGAGCTGGCAAAGGAGATGAGGAAAGAGAAGGCCCTGGAGATCCGGAAGAAGTGA